From the Alteromonas sp. CI.11.F.A3 genome, the window ACGAAAGTGACGAAGGCAATGCACTGTCTATATTGCAAAATAGTATAGACCGTTTGGGTGAGCTTGAATCCCATGATGCGAGCTTGAGCCCCATTCTTGTTTTGTTAAATGAGGCAGCTATTCAAGTTGAAGAAGCGGCTGGGGAATTGCGCCATTATTGCGACGATTTAGAAATAGACCCACTTCGTTTACAACAAGTAGAAGCGCGCTATGCAAAAGCAATGGACTTAGCCCGTAAGCATAGTGTTATGCCAGAGGAATTATTTGCGCACCACCAAACCCTAGCCAGTGAGTTTGCTTCGTTGGGCGATCAAGAGTCTTTGTTAACCACGTTAGAAGATGAAGTAGATGAGCTGAAAGCACAGTATCTAAGCGAAACGAAAGTGTTATCAGAATGCAGGGTGAAAGCTGCAAACTATTTGGCAAGTGAAATTGAAATACAAATCCATCAGATGAACATGCCCCATGCGAAGGTAGCCATTGAGGTAAACTACGATGAGTTTAAAAAGCCATCAGCCTTGGGCCAAGATACGATTGAAATTAAAGTATCCACAAACCCAGGCCAAGCAGCGGACAAACTTGATAAAGTCGTATCTGGCGGTGAGCTTTCTAGGATAGGGTTAGCCATTCAAGTTATTGCCAGTGATAACCATGCTACGCCTACTATGATTTTCGATGAAGTAGATACGGGCATTAGCGGACCTACTGCATCTATTGTAGGAGGGCTACTTCGCCGCTTAGGCAAACAGGTACAGGTTATGTGTGTTACCCATTTACCTCAGGTTGCTGCTCAAGCGCATAACCAGCTCTTTGTTACCAAGCTTACCGACGGTGAAAGTACTGAAACTCAAATGTTGGCGCTAACGAAACAAGATAGAGTGGATGAATTGGCTCGCTTGTTGGCTGGCGACAAAGTAACCAAATCGGCGCTTGCTAACGCAAAAGAGTTATTGAAAAGCGCGCAATCGAACTAAAATGCAGTTGATTGGTCATACTTGTCGATGTAGCATGCCTTCGTGCTTACATTAACGCACCCCACCCGCCTTTATGCTGTTGGGTAACGAAGAAAAAGCAATACTGGACTGATTTACGCATGAAGTTGCAACATTTATTAATAATTTTAGGTTTAACCCTTACATCAAGCGCTTGTTCTAACTGGATTTATCGTATTGATGTGCCTCAAGGTAACTTTCTCGATCAACGAGACGTTTCAAAACTACGCATCGGCATGACTAAAGAACAAGTTATTTATGTACTTGGTAACCCAGTAGTACAAGATTCTTTCGATGATGATACTTGGTACTACGTTTACGATATGAAGCGCGGCATGAAAAAACGCGGTGAAGATTTCCAAAAGCAAATGGTTATTACATTTGAAGACGGCAAAGTAACGTCAGTAGAAGGTGACTTTGAACTGTCTGAAGATTTTAATACGCCGCTAGACAGTTAAGTAGCAATAAAGTTATGTACCAATAAACTTGGGTACAAAAAACTACCTAACGATATATAGCGAAGGAGCTTTTGTTTATGAACAGATTGCTCCTAGCTTGATATTGTTTTACTCAAGTTGCTTTACACAAGTTTCTCCCCTCGATTAATCTGTAACCCTCGCACGTTAAAGGAATATATTAATGGAACACGATTTTTGGCACAGCAAGTGGCATAAAAATGAAATTGGTTTCCATGAACCTGAGGGCAATGCACTTCTCGTTAAGCATGCTGATACCTTGTTAGCTGCCGCCTCACCGCGAATATTCGTACCGTTATGCGGTAAAACTAAGGATATCCATTGGTTGCTTGCTAACGGCTGCGAGGTGGTAGGTGCAGAGTTAAGTGAAATTGCGATCACGCAATTATTTACGGAGCTGGATATTGAGCCAGAGGTCACGTCCGTAGGTAGCCTTAAGCTTTTTAAAAATGGCCCGCTAAGTATTTTTGTTGGTGATATTTTTGAGCTAACCGACGAAACACTAGGTAACGTAACCGGTATTTATGACAGAGCCGCATTGGTCGCATTGCCGACCGCGCTTCGCGAGAAATATGCAGCGCATATTTGTACCATCACCAAACGTGCCCCCATCCTTTTGATAAGCTTCGATTATGACCAATCCGTCATGCCAGGCCCTCCATTTTGTGTCGACGAAACAGAAGTGACTCGCTTATATAATGCTAGTTATTCTATTTCGTTACTTGAACGTGAACCAATAGAAGGTGGCCTTAAAGGTAAAGTTGCTGCAGACTCATTGGTCTTCAACCTTCAACCTGAAGCATAATTAGTAAGGTTAAGCTGGGTGGCATAAGCGTTAGAAATGCCCCCACTTGCAATATATTGCCTAAAACGTTGCGTAACCCACCATTCTCTATGGTGAAGTAAATGCGATAATTTGCTCTAGACCAAATAATAATGCACCAATTAAGCCTCCGACCAAGGTACCATTGATTCGTACCTTTTGAAGATCACGCCCAATATTGAGCTCAATTTGCTCAGCCATTTCGTTCTCATCCCAACTATTGATTGTGTCTTCGATATGCTTGGTTAAAAAGTCCGCCAACTCTGGTGCCATGTATTTTCCAGCTTCACCAATATGGCGGTCAAATGCGCTCGATAAGCGTTCATCAGTGGTTAAAGAGTGGCCTAGTTCGTTTAGCCAATGTGTCACTTTGGTTTCTGCTTTTCCGCTTTCAGCGGTTAACGATTCAAGCATACGGCCATGTAACGATACCCAGCTTTTATTTAAAAACGCTTTAAGGGCAGGGTCATGAACCAGTTGCTCTTTATAATTATTGATACGTTGCGCCATCGAATCACTAGTTTGCACTTCGTGTAAAAAGTCATTTACCTGCTCGTCAAACGCGTGTCTTAGTGGATGAGCATCATCGGCATACACGTCATCAAGTACGCGAGAAACCGCTTTTACCGCGATCAGTGCTCCCCGTTCACTCAACCAGGTTGAGGGAAGTAGCTTTTCTAAACGGTTATGCTCTGTTTTAAGCCAATCTATGAGTGTGGCGGCAATATATTCCTGTGTTTCAGGCTCACCCATTAATTTAGCAACGTTTCCTAGCAACTTGTCTAGCACAAGCTGATGATGGCGCTCTCGGGTAATACTGCTTAACACAGTAGCTATCAGCTGTTGTAAGTCGAGTTGATTAATTCCTTTTTCTGCCGTTTTTCCAATGAAGGCTTTAACCGGTTTGTCATCCACTAGACGAAGAATACCGGCAAGTGCATCACATAAAAATCGGCTTAATTTTTTCGCATGTTGAGGGTCTTCCAACCATCGCCCAGCCCCTTTCGCAGGCTGGCTAGACGCAATGAGCGTTTCAATGGCACTCGCATGAAAAAACTTTTCTTTTACAAATTGTGATAGGTTTTGCGCTATCACTTTTTTATTGCTTGCGACAATATTGGTATGAGGGATGGGATACCGTGCAGGTATAGGCTTGAAAAGCGCTGTCACTGCAAACCAGTCAGCGAGCCCACCGACTAATGCGGCTTCGCTGGCCATTTTTATAAGCCCCAACCATTTAGCACTCGCCAAGCTGGGAACGTAAACTTGTGTAACAATGG encodes:
- the recN gene encoding DNA repair protein RecN, producing the protein MLAHLSISNFAVVKQLSVNLEKGLTAITGETGAGKSIAIDALSLCLGERADANAVRSTAPKAEIIAHFALATNANAKRYLDEHELTSDEDENSCFIRRVISKEGRSKAFINGIPASLQQLKGLGQHLLAIHGQNTHLQLLKEDYQRQLVDTVGNHKDSLSNVKQHYALWREKQKMLSELQAQAQQREDRLQLLTYQVRELDEFALEDGEFSELETEHKRLSNGQSLLEQAQTSFYHLYESDEGNALSILQNSIDRLGELESHDASLSPILVLLNEAAIQVEEAAGELRHYCDDLEIDPLRLQQVEARYAKAMDLARKHSVMPEELFAHHQTLASEFASLGDQESLLTTLEDEVDELKAQYLSETKVLSECRVKAANYLASEIEIQIHQMNMPHAKVAIEVNYDEFKKPSALGQDTIEIKVSTNPGQAADKLDKVVSGGELSRIGLAIQVIASDNHATPTMIFDEVDTGISGPTASIVGGLLRRLGKQVQVMCVTHLPQVAAQAHNQLFVTKLTDGESTETQMLALTKQDRVDELARLLAGDKVTKSALANAKELLKSAQSN
- a CDS encoding outer membrane protein assembly factor BamE, with amino-acid sequence MKLQHLLIILGLTLTSSACSNWIYRIDVPQGNFLDQRDVSKLRIGMTKEQVIYVLGNPVVQDSFDDDTWYYVYDMKRGMKKRGEDFQKQMVITFEDGKVTSVEGDFELSEDFNTPLDS
- the tmpT gene encoding thiopurine S-methyltransferase, with the protein product MEHDFWHSKWHKNEIGFHEPEGNALLVKHADTLLAAASPRIFVPLCGKTKDIHWLLANGCEVVGAELSEIAITQLFTELDIEPEVTSVGSLKLFKNGPLSIFVGDIFELTDETLGNVTGIYDRAALVALPTALREKYAAHICTITKRAPILLISFDYDQSVMPGPPFCVDETEVTRLYNASYSISLLEREPIEGGLKGKVAADSLVFNLQPEA
- a CDS encoding DUF445 domain-containing protein, which codes for MHDKHSQLKRAKQNALICLLIAAGVFVSAIVTQVYVPSLASAKWLGLIKMASEAALVGGLADWFAVTALFKPIPARYPIPHTNIVASNKKVIAQNLSQFVKEKFFHASAIETLIASSQPAKGAGRWLEDPQHAKKLSRFLCDALAGILRLVDDKPVKAFIGKTAEKGINQLDLQQLIATVLSSITRERHHQLVLDKLLGNVAKLMGEPETQEYIAATLIDWLKTEHNRLEKLLPSTWLSERGALIAVKAVSRVLDDVYADDAHPLRHAFDEQVNDFLHEVQTSDSMAQRINNYKEQLVHDPALKAFLNKSWVSLHGRMLESLTAESGKAETKVTHWLNELGHSLTTDERLSSAFDRHIGEAGKYMAPELADFLTKHIEDTINSWDENEMAEQIELNIGRDLQKVRINGTLVGGLIGALLFGLEQIIAFTSP